A part of Flavobacteriaceae bacterium GSB9 genomic DNA contains:
- a CDS encoding TolC family protein: MKKKKRMATIKLKRTILFAVLLCSLWSFAQQKKWTLQECVNYAIENNISVQQAMLDQNLADLDKKQAVYNFLPNLNSNASYNINTGANINPATNQFENSTFQSSSGGISSGINIFSGLQNWKNLQRAKLNKMAASYRLDKMKDDISLFVANSFLQILANKERLRVLQGQNKITKENIKNTTELVESGVLPEGDLLEIKATDASQQQQIIQAENTLFISKLGLAQTLQLKDYEMFDVVDMDYDIVPADMLSKKPKEIVEKAKETVNDIKIATSNLDLAKKDLEITKASYYPTLSGFVSYNARWSSSQINPFTGEEINFIDQLYLFDGTAVGLRLNVPIFNQFSTRNSIRRSEINVKRLENQAKQAKLDLESTVYQAYNDAQNAKKAYDAALKVEEARQLAFNYAQERYDLGLSNAFDLNQSRILLDNAQSDVIRTKFDYIFGMKVLEFYFGASI; this comes from the coding sequence ATGAAGAAGAAGAAGAGAATGGCAACCATTAAATTGAAACGCACTATACTTTTTGCAGTACTGTTATGCTCGTTGTGGTCTTTCGCCCAACAAAAAAAATGGACTTTACAGGAATGTGTAAATTACGCGATTGAGAATAATATATCGGTGCAACAAGCCATGCTAGACCAAAATTTAGCAGATTTAGATAAAAAACAGGCTGTTTATAATTTTTTGCCCAATTTAAATTCTAATGCATCATATAATATAAATACTGGAGCTAATATTAATCCAGCAACCAACCAATTTGAAAACTCAACCTTCCAGTCCTCTTCTGGTGGCATAAGTTCTGGAATCAATATTTTCTCGGGACTACAAAATTGGAAAAACCTCCAACGTGCCAAACTTAATAAAATGGCTGCCAGTTATCGACTGGATAAAATGAAAGACGATATTTCGCTTTTTGTAGCTAATTCATTTTTACAAATCTTGGCGAATAAGGAGCGCCTCAGAGTATTACAGGGTCAAAACAAAATAACGAAAGAAAATATAAAAAACACAACAGAACTTGTAGAATCTGGGGTTTTACCAGAAGGCGATTTGTTAGAGATTAAGGCTACCGATGCATCACAGCAGCAACAGATTATTCAAGCGGAAAACACCCTTTTTATTTCGAAATTAGGTTTGGCCCAGACCCTTCAATTGAAAGATTATGAAATGTTTGATGTTGTTGATATGGATTACGACATAGTGCCTGCTGACATGTTATCGAAAAAACCAAAAGAGATTGTTGAGAAAGCCAAGGAAACCGTTAATGATATAAAAATAGCAACCTCCAATTTAGATTTGGCCAAAAAAGATTTAGAAATAACTAAGGCTAGCTATTATCCTACACTTTCAGGGTTTGTGAGTTACAATGCACGGTGGTCTAGTTCGCAAATTAATCCATTTACAGGAGAAGAAATTAATTTTATAGACCAGCTTTACTTGTTTGATGGAACAGCTGTTGGATTACGCCTAAATGTGCCAATTTTCAATCAGTTTAGCACAAGAAATAGTATAAGACGTAGTGAAATTAATGTAAAGCGACTGGAAAATCAGGCAAAACAAGCTAAACTCGATTTAGAGTCAACAGTATACCAGGCATATAATGATGCACAAAATGCAAAAAAAGCTTATGATGCTGCTCTGAAGGTTGAAGAAGCTAGACAGTTAGCTTTCAATTATGCGCAAGAGCGCTATGATTTAGGCTTGTCTAACGCGTTCGATTTAAATCAATCTCGTATCCTGTTAGATAATGCACAATCGGATGTTATTCGAACTAAATTCGATTATATTTTTGGGATGAAGGTATTAGAGTTTTATTTTGGGGCATCCATATAA
- the tsaB gene encoding tRNA (adenosine(37)-N6)-threonylcarbamoyltransferase complex dimerization subunit type 1 TsaB: MCYILNIETATTNCSVSLSKDGETIILKEDNDKSYSHAERLHVYIDAVLKEAKIVGEDLSAIAISKGPGSYTGLRIGVSAAKGLCFALDKPLLSISTLEALANKVTAKEGIIVPMLDARRMEVYSAIFNHNHEQIRETQAQILDENAFAEALNNGKVHFVGNGVEKTKNLIEHSNAVFIEGELPSANEMGKLAYEKFKRNDTEDVAYFEPFYLKDFVALKSKK; the protein is encoded by the coding sequence ATGTGCTACATACTTAACATAGAAACCGCAACCACAAATTGTTCAGTATCGCTTTCCAAAGACGGCGAAACCATTATTTTAAAGGAAGACAACGATAAAAGTTATTCGCATGCCGAAAGACTTCACGTTTATATTGATGCTGTTTTAAAGGAGGCTAAAATTGTCGGCGAAGATTTATCGGCTATTGCTATTAGCAAAGGACCGGGATCGTACACAGGGTTACGCATTGGGGTTTCGGCAGCCAAAGGCCTTTGTTTTGCTTTGGATAAACCACTACTTTCAATATCTACTTTAGAAGCCTTGGCCAATAAAGTGACTGCTAAAGAAGGCATTATAGTACCTATGCTTGATGCCCGAAGAATGGAAGTGTATTCGGCCATTTTCAATCACAATCACGAACAAATTCGGGAAACCCAAGCACAGATTTTAGATGAAAATGCATTCGCAGAAGCATTAAACAACGGAAAGGTACATTTTGTGGGCAATGGTGTTGAAAAGACTAAAAATTTAATTGAACATAGCAACGCCGTTTTTATTGAAGGCGAATTGCCGTCGGCCAACGAAATGGGCAAATTGGCCTATGAAAAATTCAAACGAAACGACACCGAAGATGTGGCCTACTTTGAACCTTTTTATTTAAAGGATTTTGTAGCGTTGAAATCTAAAAAATAA
- a CDS encoding mechanosensitive ion channel, translating into MDLENVDTEKWIDLATDYGLKILGAIIIWIIGAWVIKKLLKATRKVMTKRNYEESLQKFLMNLLGWTLKVVLIIVVLGTVGVETTSFAAVIAAAGLAIGLALQGSLGNFAGGVLIMIFKPFKIGDFIQAQGESGTVKEIEIFTTKLTTPDNKEIIIPNGSLSNGNITNYSTEDTRRVDFTFGVGYDSDIKKTKEVILRVINSNPQILKDPAPAINVSELADSSINFFTRVWVKKEDYWAVNFDIIERTKEAFDEAGIDIPYPHQVEIQKQG; encoded by the coding sequence ATGGATTTAGAAAATGTAGACACAGAAAAGTGGATTGACCTTGCAACAGATTACGGCTTAAAAATACTCGGTGCCATTATTATATGGATAATAGGCGCTTGGGTAATAAAAAAGCTGTTAAAGGCCACCAGAAAAGTCATGACCAAAAGAAACTATGAAGAAAGTCTTCAAAAATTCCTAATGAATTTATTAGGTTGGACTTTAAAAGTAGTTTTAATTATTGTAGTACTGGGCACTGTTGGTGTTGAAACCACCTCGTTTGCGGCTGTTATTGCTGCTGCAGGTTTGGCTATTGGTTTAGCGTTACAGGGTTCTTTAGGAAATTTTGCCGGAGGTGTTTTAATTATGATTTTTAAACCCTTTAAAATTGGCGACTTTATTCAAGCTCAAGGCGAATCTGGTACCGTAAAGGAAATTGAAATATTTACAACCAAATTAACTACGCCAGATAATAAGGAAATTATTATTCCAAATGGAAGCCTTTCTAACGGCAATATTACCAACTACAGCACAGAAGACACACGCCGCGTAGATTTTACTTTTGGAGTTGGATATGACTCAGACATTAAGAAAACAAAAGAAGTTATTCTTAGAGTGATTAATTCCAATCCACAAATATTGAAAGATCCTGCCCCTGCTATAAACGTATCGGAACTAGCAGACAGCTCTATAAACTTTTTTACCCGTGTATGGGTAAAGAAAGAAGATTATTGGGCCGTGAATTTTGATATTATCGAGCGCACCAAAGAAGCGTTTGATGAGGCAGGAATCGATATTCCTTATCCTCACCAAGTGGAAATTCAAAAACAAGGCTAA
- a CDS encoding NifU family protein: MNTYKVSVQETSNNAILKFEVNQFITKHQSFEFNNIDEAKHSPLAQQLFYLPFVKKVYVASNFIAVERYNIVEWNDVQGEVAEQIEAYLNDGGVVVEEEAAPKKVPVTVYAESTPNPAVMKFVANKKIVNTMFEFTSIEDAKLSPLATQLFHFPFVKSVFLDENYVSITKFDITEWQEITIQLREFIKDYIERGEEIVSPDAAEKLEKSTEQLDHRFDNLDDTSKEIVNILEEYVKPAVASDGGNIQFISYDQDTKNVSVLLQGACSGCPSSTLTLKSGIENMLKQMLPGKVEMVEAING; this comes from the coding sequence ATGAATACTTACAAGGTTTCTGTACAAGAAACATCAAATAATGCCATACTAAAATTCGAAGTAAACCAGTTTATTACCAAACATCAAAGTTTCGAGTTTAATAATATTGACGAAGCCAAGCATTCGCCATTGGCCCAACAACTATTTTACCTTCCATTTGTAAAAAAGGTGTATGTCGCTAGCAACTTTATTGCTGTTGAGCGCTACAACATTGTTGAATGGAACGATGTACAAGGTGAAGTTGCAGAACAAATTGAAGCCTATTTAAATGACGGCGGCGTTGTGGTTGAAGAAGAGGCTGCCCCTAAAAAAGTACCGGTTACCGTATATGCTGAAAGCACACCCAATCCAGCGGTAATGAAATTTGTGGCCAACAAGAAAATTGTTAACACCATGTTCGAGTTTACCTCAATAGAAGACGCCAAACTATCACCATTGGCCACGCAATTGTTCCATTTTCCATTTGTAAAAAGTGTTTTTCTGGACGAAAACTATGTTTCGATAACCAAATTTGACATTACCGAATGGCAGGAAATCACCATCCAGCTGCGCGAATTTATAAAGGATTATATTGAAAGAGGCGAAGAAATCGTATCTCCTGATGCAGCCGAAAAATTAGAAAAATCTACCGAGCAGCTCGATCACCGTTTCGATAATTTGGATGATACATCTAAAGAAATCGTAAACATACTTGAAGAATATGTAAAACCGGCCGTAGCTAGTGATGGCGGTAATATCCAGTTTATCTCGTACGACCAAGACACTAAAAACGTAAGCGTTTTGCTGCAAGGTGCATGTAGTGGATGCCCTTCATCAACCCTTACCCTGAAAAGTGGTATAGAAAACATGCTAAAACAAATGCTTCCCGGAAAGGTTGAAATGGTAGAAGCCATAAACGGATAA
- a CDS encoding type IX secretion system membrane protein PorP/SprF, translating to MKLRIFILSITIFLCSKLSTSQEGLPVYTDYLTDNYYLIHPSMAGVANCSKVRLTARQQWFGQDDAPKLLTLNMNGRIGDSQSGIGGIVFADKNGYHSQKGAYATYAHHIMFSRTETDLNMLSFGLSAGFIQYQLDETDFLGDAPISDPIISGIVQNETNFNIDFGFSYHFLDFYAHATVKNLLKNSGINNNIQITSNLRRYLLSVGNVFNKYGSSWSYEPSVMLQYRDGTQETTLDFNGKVYKQMEFGKLWGGLSYRQSLDGAEFRTDSGAIDSQKLQQITPILGVDYNNFMFAYTYTYQTNSVVFTNGGFHQLTLGYNFNCRRKSYDCNCPAVN from the coding sequence ATGAAACTAAGGATTTTTATTTTATCAATAACGATTTTTCTATGCTCCAAATTATCTACATCGCAAGAGGGGTTGCCTGTTTATACCGATTATCTTACCGATAATTACTACTTGATTCACCCATCTATGGCTGGTGTTGCAAACTGTTCAAAAGTTAGGCTAACGGCCAGACAACAATGGTTTGGACAAGATGATGCTCCAAAACTTTTAACCTTAAATATGAATGGAAGGATTGGTGATTCGCAATCGGGTATTGGCGGTATTGTGTTTGCCGATAAAAACGGCTATCATTCGCAAAAAGGTGCTTATGCTACGTATGCACATCATATTATGTTTTCTAGAACCGAAACGGACTTGAACATGTTGTCTTTTGGTTTAAGTGCCGGTTTTATACAGTACCAGTTGGATGAAACAGACTTTTTAGGTGACGCACCTATTTCAGATCCAATAATTAGCGGGATTGTTCAAAACGAAACTAATTTTAATATAGATTTTGGCTTTTCATACCATTTTCTTGATTTTTATGCCCATGCGACGGTTAAAAATCTATTGAAGAATTCTGGAATAAACAACAATATTCAAATAACCAGTAACTTAAGACGCTATTTACTTTCTGTTGGAAATGTATTTAACAAATATGGAAGTTCTTGGAGTTACGAACCTTCTGTAATGTTGCAATATAGAGACGGTACACAGGAAACCACACTCGATTTTAATGGTAAAGTTTACAAGCAAATGGAGTTTGGTAAATTGTGGGGTGGACTTTCCTATAGGCAAAGTTTGGACGGAGCCGAATTTAGAACAGATTCAGGGGCAATCGATAGTCAAAAGCTACAGCAAATTACCCCAATTTTGGGTGTAGACTACAACAACTTTATGTTTGCTTATACGTACACTTACCAGACCAACTCAGTGGTGTTTACCAATGGAGGCTTTCACCAATTAACCTTGGGTTATAACTTTAATTGCAGAAGAAAATCATACGATTGCAATTGCCCAGCGGTAAACTAA
- a CDS encoding GAF domain-containing protein, with protein sequence MDINTGIESPLLLNVSFNKLLEQYETLAEGDNEFVAAKAKRILKSVEAYPELRNGFSETSVLKERANEIRFVLQDTFSPLLTNNEIKTASVPLHNLIFNSSERFKNIIKTAGDNFELQIKNMPQDDTYIIACTIILNFYYGYNLNFKRPFFYEIPDVNGIKRYYKILYNGDFCEIIPTERAKKITKGDFDELLDNFENIDLWREKFPPQSYIFKGFVISNIFDVTDDQSISNIKSSLIVGGKRNDEGFMDNFEEIFRSLLGIKNLRAGFSLYNKEESTFECVHNSGLHSFLLGNNDSAKCLEVMCGQSYKSLMTEKKYITVSNVDKMLSGTEQQPHIVRLNKQGIKSAIFAPIANDDGVMGVLEIVSTQPMVLNSINANKLVDVMPFIVSAVERSKNEEQNTIEAIIQQECTSIHSSVYWKFVAAARQFLKDKSVIGSKAAFQEIVFDDIYPLFGQIDVKGSSEARNLATQKDLLLQLSLAENIVSQISKLEPLPIYEEILFQIRSFVNSLKTDFKVDSEHGIVAFLKKDIEPLLEYQLEKNEGLKQEIRGYFERVDSDLNMVYHHRKRYDETIMLINKNMASILDEKQKAAQAMYPHYFERFKTDGVEHNMYIGESITKTDSFNPVYLYNLRLWQLQVMCEMENEYYSNQHLYPITLDVASMILVFNQPLSIRFRMDEKQFDVDGTYNARYEVVKKRVDKAFIKGTQERITQNGKITIVYSQKEDEEEYLRYIRFFQSKKALNKDVEILELEDLQGVTGLKAIRVGILYHNKNDDEALYTYDDLMKEIKV encoded by the coding sequence ATGGATATTAATACAGGAATTGAATCCCCGTTATTGCTAAACGTTAGTTTTAATAAATTGTTAGAGCAATACGAGACTTTAGCAGAAGGAGACAACGAGTTTGTAGCGGCCAAGGCAAAGCGTATTTTAAAAAGCGTTGAAGCCTACCCAGAATTGCGTAATGGTTTTAGTGAAACGTCTGTTTTAAAAGAACGCGCCAACGAAATTCGTTTTGTGCTTCAAGATACGTTTAGTCCGTTATTAACCAATAATGAAATTAAAACGGCATCGGTGCCGCTACATAATTTAATTTTTAATTCGTCAGAGCGCTTCAAAAACATTATCAAAACGGCCGGTGATAACTTCGAGCTTCAAATAAAAAACATGCCTCAAGACGATACCTATATTATCGCCTGTACCATTATTCTAAATTTTTATTATGGTTATAATCTTAATTTTAAAAGACCGTTTTTCTACGAAATACCCGATGTGAATGGCATAAAGCGCTATTATAAGATTTTGTACAACGGTGATTTTTGTGAAATTATTCCAACGGAAAGGGCCAAAAAAATTACAAAAGGTGATTTTGATGAACTATTGGACAATTTTGAAAATATAGATTTATGGCGAGAAAAATTTCCGCCCCAAAGTTATATTTTTAAGGGTTTTGTAATATCCAATATTTTTGATGTTACCGATGATCAATCGATATCAAACATAAAATCGAGCCTTATTGTTGGTGGTAAGCGCAATGATGAGGGGTTTATGGATAATTTTGAAGAGATTTTCCGCTCATTATTGGGGATAAAAAATCTTAGGGCCGGTTTTTCTTTATATAACAAAGAAGAAAGTACATTTGAGTGTGTACACAATTCTGGCTTGCACAGTTTTTTGTTAGGAAATAACGATAGCGCAAAATGTCTGGAAGTGATGTGTGGACAATCTTACAAAAGCCTAATGACTGAAAAGAAGTACATTACTGTATCCAACGTAGATAAAATGCTTAGTGGTACCGAACAACAGCCTCATATTGTTCGTTTGAACAAACAAGGTATAAAAAGCGCTATTTTTGCACCTATTGCCAATGATGATGGTGTTATGGGGGTTTTAGAAATCGTATCAACCCAACCCATGGTGTTAAACAGTATAAATGCCAATAAATTGGTTGATGTTATGCCATTTATAGTGTCTGCGGTTGAACGTTCAAAAAACGAAGAGCAAAATACTATTGAAGCCATAATACAGCAAGAATGTACATCAATACATTCCAGTGTTTATTGGAAATTTGTTGCAGCTGCACGTCAGTTTTTAAAGGATAAATCGGTCATAGGTAGCAAGGCTGCGTTTCAGGAAATTGTTTTTGATGATATATATCCTCTATTTGGGCAAATAGATGTCAAAGGCTCTTCCGAAGCCCGGAATTTGGCTACCCAAAAAGACCTTCTGCTTCAACTATCATTGGCCGAAAACATAGTTTCCCAAATTAGTAAACTTGAACCTTTACCAATCTATGAAGAAATTCTTTTTCAAATAAGGAGTTTTGTTAATAGTCTTAAAACAGATTTCAAAGTAGATAGTGAACATGGTATAGTGGCTTTCTTAAAAAAAGATATTGAGCCTTTACTAGAATATCAGTTGGAAAAGAATGAAGGTTTAAAGCAGGAAATACGTGGTTATTTTGAAAGGGTAGATAGCGATTTAAACATGGTGTATCACCATCGTAAACGTTATGATGAAACCATAATGCTTATAAACAAAAACATGGCTTCTATATTAGATGAAAAGCAAAAAGCAGCCCAGGCCATGTACCCGCATTATTTTGAGCGTTTTAAAACAGACGGTGTAGAGCATAACATGTATATTGGTGAGTCTATTACCAAGACCGATAGTTTTAATCCAGTCTATTTGTACAACCTAAGGCTTTGGCAATTGCAGGTAATGTGCGAAATGGAAAACGAATATTACAGTAATCAGCACTTATACCCAATAACGCTCGATGTAGCCTCCATGATATTGGTTTTTAATCAACCCCTTTCCATAAGGTTTAGAATGGACGAAAAACAATTTGATGTAGACGGTACCTACAATGCGCGCTACGAAGTAGTTAAAAAACGTGTAGATAAGGCCTTTATAAAAGGTACTCAAGAGCGCATTACGCAAAATGGAAAAATTACCATAGTGTATTCGCAAAAAGAAGACGAAGAAGAATATTTAAGATACATCAGGTTTTTTCAAAGTAAAAAAGCATTAAATAAAGATGTCGAAATTTTAGAGTTGGAAGATTTACAGGGTGTTACAGGTTTAAAAGCCATTAGGGTTGGTATTCTTTATCATAACAAAAATGATGATGAAGCCCTTTACACTTATGATGATTTAATGAAAGAAATTAAAGTTTAA
- a CDS encoding DUF5706 domain-containing protein codes for MSKLIEATEKFVFELFKQKLDSTFLYHNHTHTERVLRSAREIIEHSDIDKKDAETIELAALLHDTGYTKTHENHEEESVKIATAFLKENNVDTETIEAVSSCIIATKLKIVPKTEIGKILRDADSSHFGKAYFSEASEFLRKELEIQGIKTYSPSEWLNENIKVLTKKHEFYTDYALKNWQKEKEKNLSKLIKAKKKQKEKLLREEIKAKYKAQYKNESPERGIQTFYRVALRNHIKLSDIADTKANILLSVNAIIISLVLANLISKLDNNPYLIYPTAIFTLSCVISMVLSIIATRPNVTSGEFTKEDVANKEVNLTFFGNFHKMGLKEYEWAVSELLKDKNYVYKSLTKDLYFLGKVLERKYRILRITYTIFMIGMIISVISFGIALKSNGAEIESVLPEDPTSFLYDHETRKTNVTAYLFAA; via the coding sequence ATGTCGAAATTAATAGAAGCTACAGAAAAGTTTGTTTTTGAGTTATTTAAGCAAAAACTGGATAGTACATTTTTATACCATAACCATACCCATACCGAGCGTGTATTACGAAGTGCCAGAGAAATAATTGAACATTCCGACATAGACAAAAAAGATGCTGAAACAATAGAACTTGCAGCACTATTGCACGATACGGGCTACACGAAAACACACGAGAACCACGAAGAAGAAAGTGTAAAAATAGCCACGGCCTTTTTAAAGGAAAATAACGTTGACACTGAAACTATAGAGGCTGTAAGTTCATGCATTATAGCTACAAAACTCAAAATTGTACCTAAAACCGAAATTGGTAAAATACTGAGAGATGCAGACTCTTCCCATTTTGGGAAAGCATACTTTTCTGAAGCCAGTGAGTTTTTAAGAAAAGAACTTGAAATTCAAGGCATAAAAACCTATTCGCCATCTGAGTGGCTTAACGAAAACATAAAAGTACTGACCAAAAAGCATGAATTCTACACAGATTACGCCTTGAAAAACTGGCAAAAGGAGAAGGAAAAAAACCTATCTAAACTCATTAAGGCAAAGAAAAAGCAAAAAGAGAAGCTGCTAAGAGAAGAAATAAAAGCTAAGTATAAGGCGCAATATAAAAACGAAAGCCCCGAGCGCGGCATACAAACATTTTATAGAGTGGCTTTACGCAACCATATAAAATTGAGCGATATTGCAGATACCAAAGCCAATATTTTACTTTCGGTAAATGCTATTATTATTTCGCTAGTGTTGGCAAACCTAATCTCTAAACTTGACAATAACCCATATTTAATTTACCCAACAGCTATTTTCACGTTGTCTTGTGTAATATCTATGGTATTATCCATTATTGCTACCAGGCCAAACGTAACAAGTGGCGAATTCACTAAAGAGGACGTAGCCAATAAAGAGGTAAACCTTACTTTTTTTGGTAATTTCCATAAAATGGGCCTCAAAGAGTACGAGTGGGCCGTTAGCGAATTGTTAAAGGACAAAAACTATGTTTATAAATCGCTTACCAAAGACCTTTATTTTCTTGGAAAAGTACTGGAACGAAAATACAGAATCTTAAGAATTACCTATACCATTTTTATGATTGGGATGATTATTTCTGTTATTTCCTTTGGAATAGCGTTAAAAAGCAATGGTGCAGAAATAGAAAGTGTTTTGCCAGAAGACCCTACATCATTTTTATATGACCATGAAACACGAAAAACGAACGTAACCGCATACCTGTTTGCTGCTTAA
- the msrB gene encoding peptide-methionine (R)-S-oxide reductase MsrB, whose amino-acid sequence MITWKDIINFSVNGNPEPEKRVEKTEAEWKSQLTPEQFRITRLKGTERPHSGALCSVYAAGKYSCVCCNTPLFDSTIKFNSGTGWPSFTQPIKENAIKYERDTTLGMVRVEVMCNTCDAHLGHVFPDGPEPSGLRYCINSESMQLEKETTNDK is encoded by the coding sequence ATGATAACTTGGAAAGATATTATAAATTTTTCTGTAAATGGAAACCCAGAGCCAGAAAAACGGGTTGAAAAAACCGAAGCTGAATGGAAGTCGCAATTAACACCCGAACAGTTTAGAATAACTAGGCTTAAAGGTACCGAGCGTCCACATAGTGGCGCGCTTTGTTCAGTTTATGCAGCAGGAAAGTATAGCTGTGTGTGCTGCAATACGCCACTTTTCGACTCTACAATAAAGTTTAATTCGGGCACCGGGTGGCCTAGTTTTACCCAACCCATAAAAGAAAATGCTATCAAATATGAAAGAGACACCACATTGGGTATGGTAAGGGTTGAGGTTATGTGCAATACCTGCGATGCACATCTAGGACATGTATTTCCCGATGGGCCAGAGCCAAGTGGTTTAAGATATTGTATTAATTCAGAATCTATGCAATTAGAAAAGGAAACAACAAATGACAAATAA
- the msrA gene encoding peptide-methionine (S)-S-oxide reductase MsrA, translating into MTNKNLQVATVGGGCFWCTEAVFQEIQGVKKVISGYSGGNAPGHPTYREVCSGLTGHAEVVQITFDANIISYEDILFIFMTTHDPTTLNRQGGDHGTQYRSVIFYHDESQKATAENIMDKVSPYYDDPIVTEIKALDVFYEAEGYHQNYYRNNTTEGFCSFVITPKLAKLRKLHADKLST; encoded by the coding sequence ATGACAAATAAAAATTTACAAGTAGCTACCGTTGGTGGTGGATGTTTTTGGTGTACCGAAGCGGTATTCCAAGAAATACAAGGCGTTAAAAAAGTAATATCTGGGTATTCTGGAGGTAATGCTCCGGGGCATCCAACCTATCGTGAGGTTTGCTCGGGACTAACGGGGCATGCTGAGGTGGTGCAAATCACCTTTGATGCTAACATTATTTCTTATGAAGATATATTGTTCATTTTCATGACTACCCACGACCCAACCACATTAAATAGGCAAGGTGGAGACCACGGTACGCAGTACCGTTCGGTTATTTTTTATCATGATGAAAGCCAAAAAGCTACAGCCGAGAATATTATGGATAAGGTGTCACCTTATTATGATGACCCCATAGTTACTGAAATAAAGGCGTTGGATGTATTCTATGAAGCCGAAGGTTACCACCAAAACTATTATCGCAATAATACCACAGAAGGCTTTTGTAGTTTTGTAATAACGCCAAAATTGGCAAAATTAAGAAAGCTACATGCCGATAAACTGAGCACATGA